CCACAGTGTACATCGAAACGAGTGTAATTAGTTACTTGACCAGTCGCCCGAGCAGGGACCTGATTGCCGCCGCGCGCCAGGAAGTGACCCAGCGCTGGTGGGTAGATTCCGCCCAAGCCTTTGAATTGGTCACTTCGGAAATTGTCACACTGGAAGCATCGAGAGGGGATCTGAACGCAGCGCAGCAGCGGATTGCGGCACTTTCCGGGTGCAAGCTCCTGGATGTGAGCGAAGCGGCTCGATTATTGGCGCGGGCCATCCTCGATGACGGTATCCTCCCGACAAACTCTGGGGCAGATGCCCTCCACATTGCGGTCGCTTCGATCCATCGCGCTGAATTCTTGCTTACCTGGAACTACCGGCATATCGCAAACGCAACGCTCCGAAAGCGCATGAATTCCATTATCGAACGCTCTGGTTACGAATGCCCGGTTATCTGTAGTCCCGAAGAACTTATGGAGCATTAAGCCATGTCCGCCGACCCCATTCTCGAAGAAGTGTGGCGAATCAAGGACGAGATCGCGAAAGAATTCAACTGCGACCTTGACGCGTTGGTGAAGTACCTACAGGAGAAACAACAGGAACACCCTGAGCGTGTCGTGCTCGCTCCGCTGCCTCTCCAGCAACGGGCCGCCGCGCGGGAATCTAGTGACGACTACGGGAATCAGAAGTCCTGATTTTTCAAGACTCAAGGCGAGCAGCGGACATGGACAAACAATCACTGCGGGAGCCAGACAGCGACGGGGGCAAGAGAGCCGTCACGCAGTTGGTGCAGATCAAGTATATCCTCACGGGGATACTCGGGCTGGCCGTGTTTGGCCGTTCGGGGGATTTGAACACCAATCTATTTGCGGTCGCCGCGACGCTTTCGTTCGTATATTCCGTCGAGACAACTTGCGCCTGGATTCCGGGAACTGCCAGCCGGCTCGCTTCGATCCACCGTCGCCGAAAGGCAGCGGCGGCGGAAAGCGCCCAGAGAATGAGGAAATTGCTGAGAGAGCTGGAGGAAGCGGAGCGGCAGGTCCGAAACGAGTAGACCGTGGGTTACAACGCAAACAAGTTCGTGGCTCGGACGTTATATTTGATGATGGTACTGTTCTCTTTCTGAAAATGGCGACTCCGACCGAACGACACGACTACTCCAGGAGGGCGTGCGATGCGTATTCTCAACGGGCTGGCGCTCGCGTTTTTCCTGTGCTGTAGCGCAAGCCTTGTCTATTCCGAGCCAACCCTTCAGTCAATTATCGACGCGATCCAAGCCAACGCGGAGAAGCGCGCAGCGCTCCTGAAGCATTCATCCGGTGCCTGTACCGTCCGCCTGCAACGCGAGGTGGCGGAAGATCGCCCAGCGGAAAAGCT
This region of Candidatus Hydrogenedentota bacterium genomic DNA includes:
- a CDS encoding type II toxin-antitoxin system VapC family toxin, which codes for MKPTVYIETSVISYLTSRPSRDLIAAARQEVTQRWWVDSAQAFELVTSEIVTLEASRGDLNAAQQRIAALSGCKLLDVSEAARLLARAILDDGILPTNSGADALHIAVASIHRAEFLLTWNYRHIANATLRKRMNSIIERSGYECPVICSPEELMEH